Proteins from a genomic interval of Gluconacetobacter diazotrophicus PA1 5:
- a CDS encoding bifunctional [glutamine synthetase] adenylyltransferase/[glutamine synthetase]-adenylyl-L-tyrosine phosphorylase — MPRPKPAGTSPAPADTHAGAHWTDRAWPAPADARGAGLLCEDMEAIWHDHALDPALLRAGSVTALLESLGGNSPYLAGLVRRDPEPFALLLAEGPDRAMAAVLAGLAALTPRDDRPRIAATLRAAKRHAALAIALADIGGMWTLEQVTLALSRLAEAALDAAVRHLLRSAHDTGQIVLRDPGHPTRGSGFVVLAMGKLGARELNYSSDIDLIVLYDPDCHPGREDLRRIFVRMTSDLVGLMEARDADGYVFRTDLRLRPDPSATPPAIPFPAGITYYESMGQTWERAAMTKARPVAGDIAAGRRFLTAIRPFVWRRHLDFAVIDDLHDMKARIDRHRNAGHVGLSRLTDLGVHDPRQARDWLMGHDLKLGQGGIREVEFVAQAGQLVWGGRKPELRDPTTLGALRRLVRAGVLPRAQGESLSRTYRMLRRAEHRLQMQADHQTHRLPATREAFDAFATFMEEESGRAMAAMMLPIMQESRRIFEGQFAEPSGAGASVDPQAEDLAEDLRRAGFAGTDIPDALALLQRWSGNRLRALRSDRARTLLRRLLPAILARFGQRRDPLACLRGFDAILARQWAGVQFLSLLERNPALIDRIATILDGSPFLANHLAETPSALEGLLETGEEDEDAAAIPPARLVRQHVAEAQSTERVLPILRALVRSEEFRLSSARLEHRMDEDTASRARTALADAVIRGLLKTVTDEHHRRYGRVPGGAMAVMVLGKAGSREMMPGSDLDLMLVFDHPDDITDSVVSARPRGVPGDDDGPPPRAVPTGQYFVRLAHAFIGALTAPGPEGPLYEVDMRLRPSGSKGPVALSLGAFRRYHAESAWTWERMALTRARVVAGPPAMVKALRTAIDTALDGRRHTARARKATLEDTRAMRQRVARELPATGPWDIRRRPGGLMDVEFIAQALQMVAGTREARDPCTRLALGRLVKQGDLDPELGRMLVRADRSWRSVLSMLRILFGTRPPADPSATMTPAMRDILLHEIGADSIEDALARMDAQARAVRAAFVTLIGPVEADLQGPAKAAK; from the coding sequence ATGCCCAGACCCAAGCCCGCCGGGACCAGCCCCGCCCCCGCCGACACGCATGCCGGCGCGCACTGGACCGACCGCGCCTGGCCCGCGCCGGCCGACGCGCGCGGCGCCGGCCTGCTGTGCGAGGACATGGAGGCGATCTGGCACGACCATGCGCTGGACCCCGCCCTGCTGCGGGCTGGCAGCGTGACCGCGCTGCTGGAATCCCTGGGTGGCAACAGCCCGTACCTGGCGGGGCTGGTCCGCCGCGATCCCGAGCCCTTCGCCCTGCTGCTGGCCGAGGGACCGGACCGGGCCATGGCGGCGGTACTGGCGGGGCTGGCCGCCCTGACGCCGCGCGACGACCGCCCCCGGATCGCGGCGACGCTGCGCGCGGCCAAGCGGCACGCGGCACTGGCCATCGCCCTGGCCGATATCGGCGGCATGTGGACGCTGGAACAGGTCACGCTGGCCCTCAGCCGCCTGGCCGAGGCGGCGCTGGATGCCGCGGTCAGGCATCTGCTGCGCTCGGCGCACGATACCGGCCAGATCGTGCTGCGGGACCCCGGACACCCCACGCGGGGCAGCGGCTTCGTGGTCCTGGCCATGGGAAAGCTGGGGGCGCGGGAACTGAACTACTCCTCGGATATCGACCTGATCGTGCTGTACGACCCGGACTGCCACCCGGGGCGCGAGGATCTGCGCCGGATCTTTGTCCGCATGACTAGCGACCTTGTCGGCCTGATGGAAGCGCGGGATGCCGACGGCTACGTGTTTCGTACCGACCTGCGCCTGCGTCCCGACCCGTCCGCGACGCCGCCCGCCATCCCGTTTCCCGCCGGAATCACCTACTACGAAAGCATGGGCCAGACGTGGGAGCGCGCCGCGATGACCAAGGCCCGTCCCGTCGCCGGGGACATCGCCGCCGGCCGGCGCTTCCTGACCGCGATCCGGCCCTTCGTCTGGCGCCGTCACCTGGATTTCGCGGTCATCGACGACCTGCACGACATGAAGGCGCGAATCGACCGGCATCGCAATGCCGGCCATGTCGGCCTGTCGCGCCTGACCGACCTGGGCGTCCACGACCCGCGCCAGGCCCGCGACTGGCTGATGGGTCACGACCTGAAGCTGGGCCAGGGCGGCATCCGCGAGGTCGAATTCGTCGCCCAGGCGGGGCAACTGGTCTGGGGCGGCCGCAAGCCCGAACTGCGCGACCCGACCACGCTGGGCGCGCTGCGCCGGCTGGTGCGGGCGGGCGTGCTGCCCCGCGCACAGGGCGAAAGCCTGTCGCGCACCTATCGCATGCTGCGCCGGGCCGAACACCGGCTGCAGATGCAGGCCGACCACCAGACCCACCGCCTGCCCGCGACGCGCGAGGCCTTCGATGCCTTCGCCACCTTCATGGAAGAGGAAAGCGGCCGCGCGATGGCCGCCATGATGCTGCCGATCATGCAGGAATCGCGCCGCATCTTCGAAGGACAGTTCGCCGAACCCAGCGGCGCCGGCGCCTCGGTCGATCCGCAGGCCGAGGACCTGGCCGAGGACCTGCGCCGGGCCGGCTTCGCCGGGACCGACATTCCCGACGCGCTGGCGCTGCTGCAGCGCTGGTCCGGCAACCGCCTGCGTGCCCTGCGGTCGGACCGCGCGCGCACCCTGCTGCGCCGGCTGCTGCCCGCGATCCTGGCCCGCTTCGGGCAGCGGCGCGACCCGCTGGCCTGCCTGCGGGGGTTCGACGCCATCCTGGCGCGGCAATGGGCCGGGGTGCAGTTCCTGTCGCTGCTGGAACGCAACCCCGCGCTGATCGACCGGATCGCCACCATCCTGGACGGATCGCCCTTCCTGGCGAACCACCTGGCCGAAACGCCGTCGGCGCTGGAAGGGCTGCTGGAAACCGGCGAGGAGGACGAGGACGCCGCCGCCATCCCGCCCGCGCGGCTGGTGCGCCAGCACGTGGCGGAGGCGCAATCGACCGAACGGGTGCTGCCGATCCTGCGCGCCCTGGTCCGCAGCGAGGAATTCCGCCTGTCCAGCGCCCGGCTGGAACACCGGATGGACGAGGATACCGCCAGCCGCGCGCGCACCGCCCTGGCCGACGCGGTGATTCGCGGCCTGCTGAAGACCGTGACCGACGAACATCACCGCCGCTACGGCCGCGTGCCCGGGGGCGCGATGGCGGTCATGGTGCTGGGCAAGGCCGGATCGCGCGAAATGATGCCGGGGTCGGACCTGGACCTGATGCTGGTCTTCGACCACCCCGACGACATCACCGACAGCGTGGTGTCCGCCCGCCCCCGCGGTGTGCCGGGCGACGACGACGGCCCGCCGCCGCGCGCGGTGCCCACCGGGCAGTATTTCGTGCGGCTGGCCCATGCCTTCATCGGCGCGCTGACCGCCCCGGGGCCGGAGGGGCCGTTATACGAGGTGGACATGCGGCTGCGTCCCTCCGGGTCCAAGGGGCCGGTCGCGCTGTCGCTGGGGGCCTTCCGCCGCTATCACGCCGAAAGCGCCTGGACGTGGGAACGGATGGCCCTGACCCGGGCCCGGGTCGTCGCCGGGCCGCCGGCCATGGTCAAGGCCCTGCGCACGGCCATCGACACCGCGCTGGACGGACGCCGCCACACCGCACGGGCGCGCAAGGCGACGCTGGAGGACACGCGGGCCATGCGCCAGCGGGTGGCGCGCGAACTGCCCGCCACCGGCCCGTGGGATATCCGCCGCCGTCCCGGCGGGCTGATGGATGTCGAATTCATCGCGCAGGCCCTGCAAATGGTGGCCGGCACGCGCGAGGCCCGCGACCCCTGCACGCGCCTGGCGCTGGGCCGGCTGGTGAAGCAGGGGGACCTGGACCCGGAACTGGGCCGCATGCTGGTGCGCGCGGACCGTTCCTGGCGATCGGTGCTGAGCATGCTGCGCATCCTGTTCGGCACCCGCCCGCCGGCGGACCCGTCGGCCACGATGACCCCCGCCATGCGCGACATCCTGCTGCACGAGATCGGGGCCGATTCGATCGAGGACGCGCTGGCCCGCATGGACGCGCAGGCCCGGGCGGTGCGCGCGGCCTTCGTAACCCTGATCGGGCCGGTCGAAGCGGACTTGCAGGGGCCGGCAAAGGCGGCGAAGTAG
- a CDS encoding DNA recombination protein RmuC — MSDALGPGSILAIVALGAVVVLAVLLLRRGTGAGAAGEGDLLARLYVMLERETAARTADSEAQRARLAEIERVLAARLDQSRAETADRLATIAQSITRDLGDARVRQGEALREMAEASARQLETIRTAVNERLHEAVERQMQTSFQRVLEQFAAMQKAMGEVTAMTAQIGDLKRLFSNVKTRGGWGEAQLRAILDDVLPAGAYQANCRLREGSAEVVEFAVRMPVRATTPPVLAIDSKFPTEAYERLLDAVNRVDAEAERAARRALETTLRIEARKIASKYIVPPVTVEFAVLYLPTDGLYAEVARLPGLLDEIGRTCRVIVMGPGLLPAMLRTIHLGYVTLALEERTDGIARLLGATRQEMLKMDGVLERLARNASAMSSSIDEARRRTRVVARQLRGLDGVESLVPEGAGDDAAAWTGETEFNGA; from the coding sequence ATGTCCGACGCCCTGGGTCCCGGCAGCATCCTGGCCATCGTGGCGCTGGGGGCGGTGGTGGTGCTCGCCGTCCTGCTGCTGCGGCGCGGCACGGGGGCGGGGGCGGCCGGCGAGGGCGACCTGCTGGCGCGGCTGTATGTCATGCTGGAACGCGAAACCGCCGCGCGCACGGCCGACAGCGAGGCCCAGCGGGCCCGGCTGGCGGAAATCGAGCGCGTACTGGCCGCGCGGCTGGACCAGTCCCGGGCCGAGACCGCCGACCGGCTGGCCACGATCGCGCAGTCCATCACCCGCGACCTGGGCGATGCGCGCGTCCGCCAGGGCGAGGCACTGCGCGAGATGGCCGAAGCCTCCGCCCGGCAACTGGAGACGATCCGCACCGCCGTCAACGAACGGCTGCACGAGGCCGTGGAACGGCAGATGCAGACCTCGTTCCAGCGCGTGCTGGAACAGTTCGCCGCGATGCAGAAGGCGATGGGCGAGGTCACGGCCATGACGGCGCAGATCGGGGACCTGAAGCGCCTGTTTTCCAACGTCAAGACCCGGGGCGGCTGGGGCGAGGCGCAGTTGCGCGCCATCCTGGACGACGTGCTGCCGGCCGGCGCCTACCAGGCCAATTGCCGCCTGCGCGAAGGCAGCGCGGAGGTCGTGGAATTCGCCGTGCGCATGCCGGTCCGCGCCACGACGCCGCCGGTGCTGGCGATCGATTCCAAATTCCCGACCGAGGCCTATGAACGGCTGCTGGACGCGGTGAACCGCGTGGACGCCGAGGCCGAGCGCGCCGCCCGCCGCGCGCTGGAAACCACCCTGCGGATCGAGGCGCGCAAGATCGCGTCCAAATATATCGTCCCGCCGGTGACGGTGGAATTCGCGGTGCTGTACCTGCCGACCGACGGGCTGTATGCCGAGGTCGCGCGCCTCCCCGGCCTGCTGGACGAAATCGGGCGCACCTGCCGGGTGATCGTCATGGGCCCCGGCCTGCTGCCGGCCATGCTGCGGACGATTCACCTGGGCTACGTCACCCTGGCGCTGGAGGAGCGGACCGACGGCATCGCCCGCCTGCTGGGCGCCACCCGGCAGGAAATGCTCAAGATGGACGGGGTGCTGGAACGCCTGGCCCGCAACGCCTCGGCCATGTCATCCTCGATCGACGAGGCCAGGCGGCGCACGCGGGTGGTGGCGCGGCAGCTGCGCGGCCTGGACGGCGTCGAGTCGCTGGTTCCCGAAGGCGCGGGGGATGACGCGGCGGCCTGGACCGGTGAAACCGAATTTAATGGTGCATGA
- a CDS encoding sensor histidine kinase: MSFAELLRTATFRLTLAVVAAMIGTAALQFSLGYSQTKAFEFRRSDALLHREADLLRRETPQDLEHKIRERATDDLRVVINQAALFDADHHSIAGDLRTWPAGLAADGHVHELTVQPAEDAPYVLRILAVPVAGDRVLVLARGLHMLDELRLTMRHSLLVSIVPTVLFALMMGIVLSHRALARVTQMHEAIDRIMEGDLHERLPSGRERDEMQRLAGSVNRMLDRLEHLMVEIRDVGNDIAHDLRTPLARVRARLDRALSGQVDALALKDVIARAIDDLDQSFLVITALLRLAEIENGQRRAGFTTVNLGELVTDAVDLYEPMAETKSIAITALVPDEAIMIHGDRHLLIELLANLMDNAIKFTPDGGIITVIMEESWPYVNIKVKDTGIGIAKTERSSVLGRFYRSDKSRHVPGIGLGLSLVSAIAHLHGAELSIHAASSVSLNPGTVFKLVFHQASTSHGARLSR, from the coding sequence GTGTCGTTTGCTGAATTACTCCGGACCGCCACCTTCCGCCTGACCCTGGCGGTGGTGGCGGCCATGATCGGCACGGCGGCGCTGCAGTTCTCGCTGGGATACAGCCAGACCAAGGCCTTCGAGTTCCGCCGATCCGACGCCCTGCTGCACCGCGAGGCCGACCTGCTGCGCCGCGAGACGCCGCAGGACCTGGAGCACAAGATCCGCGAACGGGCGACCGACGATCTGCGCGTCGTGATCAACCAGGCCGCGCTGTTCGACGCCGATCATCACTCCATCGCGGGCGACCTGCGCACCTGGCCCGCCGGGCTGGCGGCCGACGGCCATGTGCATGAACTGACCGTCCAGCCGGCCGAGGATGCGCCCTATGTCCTGCGCATCCTGGCCGTTCCTGTAGCGGGCGACCGGGTGCTGGTTCTGGCGCGCGGGCTGCACATGCTGGACGAACTGCGGCTGACGATGCGGCATTCGCTGCTGGTGTCGATCGTGCCGACGGTGCTGTTCGCGCTGATGATGGGGATCGTGCTCAGTCACCGTGCCCTGGCCCGCGTGACCCAGATGCACGAGGCGATCGACCGGATCATGGAGGGCGACCTGCATGAACGCCTGCCCTCGGGACGCGAGCGGGACGAGATGCAGCGCCTGGCCGGCAGCGTGAACCGCATGCTGGATCGGCTGGAACACCTGATGGTAGAAATCAGGGATGTCGGCAATGACATAGCCCATGACCTGAGAACGCCGCTGGCGCGTGTTCGGGCACGCCTTGACCGTGCCTTGAGCGGGCAGGTCGATGCGCTTGCCCTGAAGGACGTCATCGCGCGCGCGATCGATGACCTGGACCAGTCGTTTTTAGTCATCACGGCTCTGTTGCGTCTGGCCGAGATCGAGAATGGCCAGCGGCGGGCCGGCTTTACGACCGTGAATCTCGGGGAATTGGTCACCGATGCCGTGGACCTCTACGAGCCCATGGCGGAAACAAAATCCATAGCGATAACCGCATTGGTGCCTGACGAGGCCATTATGATCCATGGGGACAGGCATCTGTTGATCGAGTTGCTTGCGAATCTTATGGATAATGCGATTAAATTTACGCCTGATGGTGGGATTATTACTGTCATTATGGAAGAATCGTGGCCTTATGTTAATATAAAAGTAAAAGACACGGGAATTGGGATTGCGAAAACGGAGCGTTCATCTGTTCTTGGCAGATTTTATAGGTCCGATAAGAGCCGCCATGTTCCTGGAATCGGTTTGGGGCTTAGTCTTGTCTCGGCAATTGCCCATCTTCATGGGGCTGAATTATCAATACATGCAGCATCATCTGTTTCATTAAATCCGGGAACAGTTTTTAAGCTTGTTTTTCATCAGGCTTCTACTTCGCATGGGGCTCGATTAAGCCGCTAA
- a CDS encoding DUF3971 domain-containing protein — protein sequence MTLSGPGVHAMLRAEGQRADAAVSWHVSGTKVAMQALSPFAPALARVALPVGLDGTVRLVADRLGLLARPDTVALRVQAGAGRIATGRGGVVVLAGAQADLSARFGPAADGGDVPGAVHVRLDGLQASLLPSDHPDAPPDNLGPGGPVLRASGALDIDSLARPGRIGVTLAGDIPLLDFATLGAYWPAGAARGARTWVTRNITAGMAHDLHVTAGLASTAGWGAMRLLTLGGGVAGSDLDLHWLRPIPPIRGVDATLTFDGPDALSIAFTHGVQTVDRTGRNVDATGTGRIAVGDGHMRITGLMVKDQMGDISTTLHGNVRDVLALLAEPRLNLLSRHPLSFSHPSGRADLALHLVLPLNAHVRVDELHLDGHADLAQVHLGNVVLGRALEGGRLAIDATTDGLGLRGTGVLGGVPSTLRYDMDFRSDPGIRVRETAQLRAHVTPEVAERAGFAVAQRFSGAADLDVGYDRYADGTGQVRLDLDLDDAALTIPVWSKARGQAARASARIGLADGRLASVEAIHAAGPDLLIDGRANVAGGTARNLILRGFRVGRSRGDATIGVPAGPRDAVRVAIDAPVLDLSPLLAPDPAADHGTDPVPQGRAAAGYHLPVAASGRVHGPPGRSWLIDASVRTLLYAKQAALTGVHAHLEDNGVRLTRMRFAMAGPSPASAILTPESDGRHLWASVQDLGLMLRGLDVTTQFEGGRTVLQGVFDDRQPSAPFAGVLTIDPMTLHKAPGAVRLANDASIYGWMQAPKGPDFLIQRVSLPLTFRDGTLHIHDGVLNNASLGVTLEGPLDLDHGRMDLRGTIVPAFAVNTIPGHMPGVGRLMSPEKGGGLLAATFVVSGAMNAPALKVNPFSIFLPGVLRRLVQ from the coding sequence GTGACCCTGTCCGGGCCCGGCGTGCATGCCATGCTGCGGGCCGAGGGACAGCGCGCGGACGCTGCCGTGTCATGGCATGTATCCGGCACGAAGGTGGCGATGCAGGCGCTGTCGCCCTTCGCGCCGGCGCTGGCGCGTGTCGCCCTGCCGGTCGGGCTGGACGGCACGGTGCGCCTGGTCGCCGACCGGTTGGGCCTGCTGGCGCGCCCCGATACCGTCGCCCTGCGGGTGCAGGCCGGGGCGGGGCGCATCGCCACCGGGCGCGGGGGCGTGGTGGTGCTGGCCGGCGCGCAGGCGGACCTCTCGGCCCGGTTCGGTCCCGCGGCCGATGGCGGGGACGTGCCGGGCGCGGTCCATGTGCGGCTGGACGGGCTTCAGGCCAGCCTGCTGCCCTCGGATCACCCGGATGCGCCCCCGGATAACCTGGGTCCCGGCGGCCCGGTGCTGCGGGCCAGCGGCGCGCTGGACATCGACAGCCTGGCGCGGCCGGGCCGGATCGGCGTGACGCTGGCCGGCGATATTCCGCTGCTGGATTTCGCGACCCTGGGCGCCTACTGGCCGGCCGGGGCGGCCCGGGGGGCCAGGACCTGGGTCACGCGAAACATCACGGCCGGCATGGCGCACGACCTGCACGTCACGGCGGGGCTGGCCAGCACGGCGGGCTGGGGGGCGATGCGCCTGCTGACGCTGGGCGGCGGGGTCGCGGGGTCGGACCTGGACCTGCACTGGCTGCGACCGATCCCGCCGATCCGGGGCGTGGACGCCACCCTGACCTTCGACGGGCCGGATGCGCTGTCCATCGCCTTTACCCACGGGGTCCAGACGGTGGACCGCACCGGGCGCAATGTCGACGCGACCGGCACCGGGCGGATCGCGGTCGGCGACGGGCACATGCGCATCACCGGCCTGATGGTGAAGGACCAGATGGGCGACATCTCCACCACGCTGCACGGCAACGTGCGGGACGTGCTGGCGCTGCTGGCCGAACCCCGGCTGAACCTGCTGTCGCGCCATCCGCTGTCGTTCAGCCATCCGTCGGGCCGGGCCGACCTCGCGTTGCACCTGGTCCTGCCGCTGAACGCCCATGTCCGGGTGGACGAACTGCATCTGGACGGCCATGCCGACCTGGCCCAGGTCCATCTGGGCAACGTGGTGCTGGGCCGCGCGCTGGAAGGCGGGCGGCTGGCCATCGACGCCACCACCGACGGGCTGGGCCTGCGGGGGACCGGCGTGCTGGGCGGCGTGCCCTCCACACTGCGCTACGACATGGATTTCCGCAGCGATCCCGGCATCCGGGTGCGCGAGACGGCGCAGCTCCGCGCCCATGTGACGCCCGAGGTCGCGGAGCGCGCCGGATTCGCGGTCGCCCAGCGCTTCAGCGGCGCCGCCGACCTGGATGTCGGCTATGACCGCTATGCGGACGGGACCGGACAGGTCCGGCTGGACCTGGACCTGGACGACGCGGCGCTGACCATCCCGGTCTGGAGCAAGGCGCGCGGCCAGGCGGCGCGGGCATCGGCGCGGATCGGGCTGGCGGACGGGCGCCTGGCCTCGGTCGAGGCCATTCACGCCGCCGGCCCCGACCTGCTGATCGACGGCCGGGCGAACGTGGCGGGCGGCACGGCGCGCAACCTGATCCTGCGCGGGTTCCGGGTCGGCCGATCGCGGGGCGACGCCACGATCGGCGTGCCCGCGGGGCCGCGCGATGCGGTGCGGGTGGCGATCGACGCCCCGGTGCTGGACCTCTCGCCGCTGCTGGCGCCCGATCCGGCAGCCGATCACGGCACCGACCCCGTCCCGCAGGGACGGGCGGCGGCGGGCTATCACCTGCCCGTGGCCGCGTCGGGCCGCGTCCATGGGCCGCCGGGGCGAAGCTGGCTGATCGATGCCAGCGTCCGCACCCTGTTATATGCCAAGCAGGCCGCCCTGACCGGCGTGCACGCGCATCTGGAGGATAACGGCGTCCGCCTGACGCGGATGCGCTTCGCCATGGCCGGCCCGTCGCCCGCCTCCGCGATCCTGACGCCCGAGTCCGACGGGCGGCATCTGTGGGCCAGCGTCCAGGATCTGGGCCTGATGCTGCGGGGGCTGGATGTCACGACGCAGTTCGAAGGCGGCCGGACGGTGCTGCAGGGCGTCTTCGACGACCGCCAGCCCAGCGCGCCCTTCGCCGGGGTGCTGACGATCGACCCGATGACGCTGCACAAGGCCCCGGGGGCGGTGCGGCTGGCCAACGACGCCTCGATCTATGGCTGGATGCAGGCGCCAAAGGGGCCGGATTTCCTGATCCAGCGCGTGTCCCTGCCGCTGACCTTTCGGGACGGCACGCTGCACATCCATGACGGGGTGCTCAACAATGCCTCGCTGGGCGTGACGCTGGAAGGGCCGCTGGACCTGGATCACGGACGGATGGACCTGCGCGGCACGATCGTGCCGGCCTTCGCGGTGAACACCATTCCCGGCCACATGCCCGGGGTCGGCCGGCTGATGAGCCCGGAAAAGGGCGGCGGCCTGCTGGCCGCGACCTTCGTCGTCAGCGGGGCGATGAATGCCCCGGCGCTGAAGGTCAATCCGTTCTCGATCTTCCTGCCGGGCGTGCTGCGGCGGCTGGTGCAGTAG
- a CDS encoding response regulator transcription factor, which yields MNATSKPEPSTAGRDSDPGRDPGPRVLLVEDDGKIAQEVAEELESRGFRVSRAETGPDGLSAGISGLFDVMIVDRMLPEMDGLTLIESLRGRQVSTPVLVLSALSAVDDRVSGLKAGGDDYLTKPFAMEELAARIEALMRRPNNTRETMLHVGPLSMDLIERTVTRDGEPIDLLPREFRLLEYLMRRPNQVLTRTMLLEDVWNYRFIPQTNLVDVHIGKLRRKIDDPGAQPLIQSIRGTGFMLRVPE from the coding sequence ATGAATGCGACGTCGAAACCTGAACCGTCCACGGCTGGAAGGGATTCCGATCCCGGACGGGATCCCGGCCCCCGGGTCCTGCTGGTCGAGGATGACGGCAAGATCGCGCAGGAAGTCGCCGAGGAACTGGAAAGCCGCGGCTTTCGCGTCAGCCGTGCGGAAACCGGCCCCGATGGGCTGTCAGCGGGCATCAGCGGCCTGTTCGACGTGATGATCGTGGACCGCATGCTGCCCGAAATGGACGGGTTGACGCTGATCGAGAGCCTGCGCGGCCGGCAGGTGTCCACCCCGGTACTGGTGCTGTCCGCGCTGTCGGCGGTCGATGACCGGGTCAGCGGCCTGAAGGCGGGGGGGGACGATTACCTGACCAAGCCCTTCGCGATGGAGGAACTGGCCGCCCGGATCGAGGCGCTGATGCGCCGCCCCAACAACACGCGCGAGACCATGCTGCATGTGGGCCCGCTGAGCATGGACCTGATCGAGCGCACCGTGACCCGCGACGGCGAGCCGATCGACCTGCTGCCGCGCGAATTCCGCCTGCTGGAATACCTGATGCGCCGCCCGAACCAGGTGCTGACCCGCACCATGCTGCTGGAAGACGTCTGGAATTACCGCTTCATTCCGCAGACCAACCTGGTGGACGTGCATATCGGCAAGCTGCGCCGCAAGATCGACGATCCCGGTGCGCAACCGCTGATCCAGAGCATTCGGGGCACCGGTTTCATGCTACGTGTCCCGGAGTGA
- a CDS encoding DUF4412 domain-containing protein, whose amino-acid sequence MTHPTTGRAMSLAMLAGVAVAFGAAAPAHAQNDAHPPLAPARDVQVEYNVQPDGAPAPKAIQTWFTANGGMMRIDSPEGLGSTILDRAARQVTIVLNKQKVYTQLDARNGIRNPFLLDLSMQFTRKGTGQVAGLACTVWDIVSGRGTATACVTDDGVILREDGVDGDGMKGRLEATKVTYGPLPVSLFQPPQGYQLVMRHRVAPSHDVGGGQPVTGGAAQPNP is encoded by the coding sequence ATGACCCATCCGACGACAGGCCGCGCCATGTCGCTGGCGATGCTGGCCGGGGTGGCTGTGGCGTTCGGCGCGGCCGCGCCGGCCCATGCCCAGAACGACGCGCATCCGCCGCTGGCCCCGGCGCGCGACGTGCAGGTCGAATACAACGTGCAGCCCGATGGCGCGCCGGCCCCCAAGGCGATCCAGACCTGGTTCACCGCCAATGGCGGCATGATGCGCATCGACAGCCCCGAGGGCCTGGGTTCGACCATCCTGGACCGCGCGGCGCGGCAGGTGACGATCGTGCTGAACAAGCAGAAGGTCTACACGCAGCTCGATGCCCGGAACGGCATCCGCAATCCGTTCCTGCTGGACCTGTCGATGCAGTTCACCCGTAAGGGTACGGGCCAGGTCGCGGGCCTGGCCTGCACCGTATGGGATATCGTCTCCGGCCGGGGAACCGCCACCGCCTGCGTGACCGACGACGGCGTGATCCTGCGCGAGGACGGGGTGGACGGCGACGGCATGAAGGGGCGGCTGGAGGCCACCAAGGTGACCTACGGCCCCCTTCCCGTCAGCCTGTTCCAGCCGCCTCAGGGCTATCAGCTCGTCATGCGGCATCGCGTCGCCCCCTCGCACGATGTGGGCGGCGGCCAGCCCGTGACCGGCGGGGCGGCCCAGCCCAACCCATGA
- a CDS encoding peroxiredoxin: protein MPDSTTPTFPAPGAPVPDFDMPASRGRHVRLADMRGRPFILYFYPKASTPGCTTEACGFQEALAALGGTGIPVIGVSRDSMKAIDTFADKQGLDFPLASDATGTVTEAYGVWVEKSQYGRKYMGIERATFLVDAEGRLVRTWRNVKVPGHVAEVMTAAATL from the coding sequence ATGCCGGACAGCACCACCCCGACTTTCCCCGCCCCGGGCGCGCCCGTGCCGGATTTCGACATGCCGGCCAGCCGGGGGCGGCATGTCCGCCTGGCGGACATGCGCGGCCGACCCTTCATCCTGTATTTCTACCCCAAGGCCAGCACCCCGGGCTGCACCACCGAGGCCTGCGGCTTCCAGGAAGCCCTGGCGGCCCTGGGGGGCACCGGCATCCCGGTCATCGGCGTGTCGCGGGATTCGATGAAGGCCATCGACACCTTCGCCGACAAGCAGGGCCTGGATTTCCCGCTGGCCTCCGACGCCACCGGCACGGTGACGGAAGCGTACGGCGTCTGGGTCGAAAAATCCCAGTACGGACGGAAATACATGGGCATCGAACGCGCGACCTTCCTGGTCGACGCCGAAGGCCGGCTGGTACGGACCTGGCGCAACGTCAAGGTGCCGGGGCATGTCGCCGAGGTCATGACGGCGGCGGCCACCCTCTGA